In the Pseudonocardia cypriaca genome, one interval contains:
- a CDS encoding tyrosine-type recombinase/integrase yields MELDQLAVLEAARDRSPAVRAVDESSWPGVADPEALRAQLLDWLSQYANAGTRRTYAYALGLPISWVDPADSPPRPGPPAAAPGPLHDLAWFRWCARRALDPRDATAAHVKAWLHALDAAGAQRRTRQRMLSTLSALYGHLAETGVVAANPAALNRARLGLSSSARDASPTVRLTAEQLKALLMAAARLPYSRSPRLARLYALRAVAVVALLTLGLRISEVVGLDRDDLYRTGGDDVLRVLGKGGLHREVYVTDLVREALAAYLTERDRLAGTAVPARRGRTTSGATPMIATRDGGRCSRVDLYTLLRRIAAHAGPALDGVADRVHPHALRHAYVTIALEQDARIQHVQADVGHATIATTQHYDRGRRTRESTAADLVAAAIAAAPDPDQSHFTEPAPTSQEAGPV; encoded by the coding sequence ATGGAGCTGGACCAGCTCGCCGTGCTCGAGGCCGCCCGTGACCGCTCCCCCGCCGTCCGTGCCGTGGACGAGTCGTCGTGGCCCGGCGTCGCCGACCCCGAGGCGCTGCGCGCCCAGCTGCTCGACTGGCTGTCCCAGTACGCGAACGCGGGCACCCGCCGCACCTACGCCTATGCGCTCGGGCTGCCGATCTCCTGGGTCGACCCGGCGGACTCCCCGCCCCGCCCCGGTCCACCTGCCGCCGCGCCCGGGCCGCTGCACGACCTGGCCTGGTTCCGCTGGTGCGCCCGCCGCGCACTCGACCCCCGCGACGCGACCGCCGCCCACGTCAAGGCGTGGTTGCACGCCCTCGACGCGGCCGGCGCGCAGCGGCGCACCCGGCAGCGGATGCTGTCGACGCTCTCCGCGCTGTACGGCCACCTCGCCGAGACTGGCGTCGTCGCGGCCAACCCGGCGGCGCTGAACCGGGCCCGGCTCGGTCTCTCGTCCAGCGCGCGCGACGCCTCCCCGACCGTGCGGCTCACCGCCGAGCAGCTGAAGGCCCTGCTCATGGCCGCGGCGCGGCTGCCGTACTCACGCAGTCCCCGGCTCGCGCGGCTCTACGCGTTGCGCGCGGTGGCCGTGGTCGCGCTGCTGACGCTCGGGCTGCGGATCTCCGAGGTCGTCGGCCTCGACCGGGACGACCTCTACCGCACCGGCGGCGACGACGTCCTCCGCGTGCTCGGCAAAGGCGGGCTGCACCGCGAGGTGTACGTCACCGACCTCGTGCGCGAGGCCCTCGCGGCCTACCTGACCGAGCGGGACCGCCTCGCGGGCACGGCCGTGCCCGCCCGCCGGGGACGCACGACCTCCGGCGCCACCCCGATGATCGCCACCCGCGACGGCGGCCGGTGCTCGCGCGTCGACCTCTACACCCTGCTCCGGCGCATCGCCGCCCACGCCGGCCCGGCCCTCGACGGCGTGGCCGACCGCGTGCACCCGCACGCCCTGCGCCACGCGTACGTCACCATCGCGTTGGAGCAGGACGCCCGCATCCAGCACGTCCAGGCGGACGTCGGCCACGCCACCATCGCCACCACGCAGCACTACGACCGCGGCCGCCGCACTCGCGAGAGCACGGCCGCCGACCTGGTGGCCGCAGCGATCGCCGCAGCTCCCGACCCGGACCAGAGCCACTTCACAGAGCCGGCCCCGACTTCACAGGAGGCGGGCCCTGTGTGA
- a CDS encoding helix-turn-helix domain-containing protein — protein sequence MTRHEGSMVRRRVLGKQLRLLREQAGLTLEEAAPKLHFSVSKLSRIENAQVVIDIHWVKSMLDVYDVGGLRWTELLELAQEANQPGWWQAYGLGNNSYIAFETEASRLHEFTVSYVPGILQTADYARALMRAVPLQRTVEQLENEVAARIYRQRRLTAADNPLNVIVVIDEPALHRPVGGAEVQQEQLGHIAELAELDTVALHVLPTAVGAHAAMPSGFMILNFEDLDEPDMAYVEHTLGALSLDKAGDVTRARLTFERLLSDALDPTASLALVRRLAGGEFIRRSGRG from the coding sequence GTGACGCGGCACGAGGGGTCGATGGTCCGCCGTCGGGTGCTGGGCAAGCAACTGCGGCTGCTGCGCGAGCAGGCCGGGCTCACCCTGGAGGAGGCGGCGCCGAAGCTGCACTTCTCGGTGAGCAAGCTCAGCCGCATCGAGAACGCCCAGGTCGTCATCGACATCCACTGGGTGAAGAGCATGCTCGACGTCTACGACGTGGGCGGCCTGCGGTGGACGGAACTGCTCGAACTGGCCCAGGAAGCCAACCAGCCAGGCTGGTGGCAGGCGTACGGACTCGGCAACAACAGTTACATCGCCTTCGAGACCGAAGCGAGCCGACTCCACGAGTTCACGGTTTCCTACGTTCCCGGGATCCTGCAGACCGCCGACTACGCCCGGGCCCTCATGCGCGCCGTCCCGCTGCAGCGCACGGTGGAGCAGTTGGAGAACGAGGTCGCGGCGCGGATCTATCGCCAGCGGCGGCTCACCGCCGCCGACAATCCTCTGAACGTCATCGTTGTGATCGACGAGCCGGCTCTGCACCGCCCGGTGGGTGGCGCCGAAGTTCAGCAGGAGCAGCTCGGCCACATCGCGGAACTCGCGGAGCTGGATACGGTGGCATTGCACGTTCTGCCGACCGCCGTGGGCGCGCACGCCGCCATGCCGTCCGGTTTCATGATCCTCAACTTCGAGGACCTCGACGAGCCCGACATGGCCTACGTCGAGCACACCCTCGGCGCGCTGAGTCTCGACAAGGCCGGCGACGTCACGCGGGCTAGGCTCACGTTCGAGCGTCTGCTGTCCGATGCGCTCGACCCGACCGCGTCCCTGGCGTTGGTTCGCCGGCTGGCCGGGGGTGAGTTCATCAGAAGGAGTGGCCGTGGGTGA
- a CDS encoding DUF397 domain-containing protein, translating into MGDDELRWFTSSFSGGNGGSCVEVAFLPTAVAVRDTKDRTLTPHRYPVAAWAEFLTGVREGEFDRHH; encoded by the coding sequence GTGGGTGACGACGAGCTCCGCTGGTTCACGAGCAGCTTCAGCGGCGGCAACGGTGGAAGTTGCGTCGAGGTCGCGTTCCTGCCCACCGCGGTGGCCGTGCGCGACACGAAGGACCGCACCCTGACCCCGCACCGCTACCCCGTCGCCGCCTGGGCGGAGTTCCTCACCGGCGTGCGTGAGGGCGAGTTCGACCGGCACCACTGA
- a CDS encoding GAF domain-containing sensor histidine kinase yields MTGARALAALLISGASGFVAGRWAARARRWPGSLAEEQAALRRVATLVARGAAPEDVFAAVTAEAGRVLGSDHTSMIRYGPNGVGTIIGAWTSTGAPGPVAVGERVPLGGSNLSTVVLETGRPARIDDYAGASGPAAELARAWGIRAAVGVPIKVEGRVWGVMTAVSTSEQPRPAEDEARLAAFTELVATAIADAQARVELRGFAEEQAALRRVATLVARPARPEELFAAVSEEVGRLLDADFTALGRYEPDGLVTGVGIWSASDDNQETGVRASVGGRNVTTLVHETGRPARIDDYGDTSGSVADIVRQWGLHSSVGAPISVEGRLWGVIVVSSAGEQPLPADTEARLAAFTELVATAIANAESQAQLTASRARIVAAADDARRRIERNLHDGAQQRLVTMALQLQVAQAAVPPGNPELATQLDDLVVDVTSAVDELRELARGIHPAVLAERGLPPALKALARRCPVPVQLDVRADQRLPEPIEVAAYYLVAEALTNAAKHANASTVHVEVEIGEAGDVLRVRVRDDGRGGARASAGTGLIGLGDRVEALGGRLRVHSSSDAGTTVHAEFPLGAGPAVSA; encoded by the coding sequence ATGACCGGAGCGCGAGCACTGGCCGCCCTGCTGATCTCCGGGGCGAGCGGGTTCGTGGCTGGCCGTTGGGCAGCGCGTGCACGCCGCTGGCCGGGCTCTCTCGCCGAGGAGCAGGCCGCGCTGCGGCGGGTCGCCACGCTGGTCGCCCGCGGAGCCGCCCCGGAGGACGTGTTCGCCGCCGTCACCGCGGAGGCCGGCCGGGTGCTCGGCTCCGACCACACGAGCATGATCCGATACGGCCCCAACGGCGTCGGGACCATCATCGGCGCGTGGACCAGCACCGGCGCACCTGGGCCCGTCGCCGTCGGTGAGCGAGTGCCCCTCGGGGGGTCGAACCTGTCCACCGTCGTGTTGGAGACGGGCCGACCGGCGCGGATCGACGACTACGCCGGCGCGTCGGGTCCAGCGGCCGAGCTCGCCCGCGCCTGGGGCATCCGGGCCGCGGTCGGGGTGCCGATCAAGGTCGAGGGTCGGGTGTGGGGCGTCATGACGGCGGTGTCCACCTCGGAGCAGCCGCGGCCCGCGGAGGACGAGGCACGCCTGGCCGCGTTCACCGAGCTGGTCGCCACGGCGATCGCCGACGCACAGGCGCGGGTGGAACTGCGCGGGTTCGCCGAGGAACAGGCCGCGCTGCGCCGGGTGGCCACGCTGGTGGCGCGGCCGGCCCGACCCGAGGAGCTGTTCGCCGCCGTCAGCGAGGAGGTCGGCCGGCTGCTGGACGCCGACTTCACCGCGCTGGGCCGCTACGAGCCCGACGGCCTCGTCACCGGCGTCGGCATCTGGAGCGCGAGCGACGACAACCAGGAGACCGGCGTGCGTGCCAGCGTCGGTGGGCGGAACGTGACCACCCTCGTCCACGAGACGGGGCGGCCCGCGCGGATCGACGACTACGGCGACACGTCGGGATCGGTCGCCGACATCGTCCGGCAATGGGGCCTCCACTCGTCGGTCGGCGCGCCGATCAGCGTCGAGGGCCGGCTGTGGGGCGTCATCGTGGTCTCGTCCGCCGGCGAGCAGCCGCTGCCGGCCGACACCGAGGCCCGGCTGGCTGCCTTCACGGAGCTGGTCGCCACCGCCATCGCCAACGCGGAGAGCCAGGCGCAGCTGACGGCGTCGCGGGCCCGGATCGTCGCCGCGGCGGACGACGCGCGGCGCCGCATCGAGCGGAACCTGCACGACGGCGCCCAGCAGCGGCTGGTCACCATGGCGCTGCAGTTGCAGGTGGCGCAGGCGGCGGTTCCGCCCGGGAACCCCGAGCTGGCCACCCAGCTGGACGACCTGGTGGTCGACGTGACCAGCGCGGTGGACGAACTGCGTGAGCTGGCCCGCGGCATCCACCCGGCGGTACTCGCGGAGCGTGGCCTGCCGCCCGCGCTGAAGGCACTGGCCCGCCGGTGCCCCGTGCCGGTCCAGCTGGACGTGCGTGCCGACCAGCGGCTGCCCGAGCCGATCGAGGTCGCCGCCTACTACCTCGTCGCCGAGGCGCTCACCAACGCCGCGAAGCACGCGAACGCCTCCACCGTCCACGTCGAGGTCGAGATCGGGGAAGCCGGCGACGTCCTGCGCGTCCGGGTGCGCGACGACGGCCGCGGCGGCGCCCGTGCCTCCGCGGGCACCGGGCTGATCGGCCTCGGCGACCGCGTCGAGGCGCTGGGCGGCCGGCTCCGGGTGCACAGTTCCTCCGACGCGGGCACCACCGTGCACGCCGAGTTCCCGCTGGGCGCCGGCCCCGCGGTCTCCGCATGA
- a CDS encoding LLM class F420-dependent oxidoreductase encodes MTEQLGGAVALPVAMEISVVIASRPDVPPEEELRTAVAADRLGYRDLWVGEGFVWDAFALATAAGRATERIALTVGPIPVSVRDPASIARGAASTAALVGRPVGVALGTSSVRVVERMHGRSRKRAVTTMAESAQALRALFRGEVADFAGETVSTHGYRLRLDPPGGPITLAAFGDRAIAVAAAHADRMVLDLVSPEQVRHYRAKLDTAARQVGRPAPRLAAWLPAAVDPGPEARTQVLQSLVGYLEVAGYGEMFAAAGLGEAVQMAEVGATRDELVAAIPSAAADRIGLVGDLASVRERLAAYADAGLDEVALVPATAGDPGGERTLSALAACAPR; translated from the coding sequence ATGACGGAACAACTCGGGGGCGCCGTGGCGTTGCCCGTCGCCATGGAGATCTCCGTGGTGATCGCGTCGCGGCCCGACGTCCCGCCCGAGGAGGAGCTGCGCACCGCCGTGGCGGCCGACCGGCTCGGCTACCGAGACCTCTGGGTGGGCGAGGGCTTCGTCTGGGACGCGTTCGCGCTGGCCACCGCGGCCGGCCGGGCGACGGAGCGGATCGCGCTCACGGTCGGCCCGATCCCCGTCTCCGTCCGGGACCCCGCCTCGATCGCCCGCGGCGCCGCCTCGACCGCCGCGCTCGTCGGGCGCCCGGTCGGGGTCGCGCTCGGGACGTCGAGCGTGCGGGTCGTCGAGCGGATGCACGGGCGGTCCCGCAAGCGCGCCGTCACGACGATGGCCGAGAGCGCGCAGGCGCTCCGGGCCCTCTTCCGCGGCGAGGTCGCCGACTTCGCGGGGGAGACCGTCTCCACCCACGGGTACCGGCTGCGTCTCGACCCGCCCGGCGGGCCGATCACCCTCGCCGCGTTCGGCGACCGCGCGATCGCAGTCGCCGCCGCGCACGCCGATCGCATGGTGCTCGACCTCGTCTCCCCCGAGCAGGTCCGGCACTACCGCGCCAAGCTCGACACCGCAGCCCGGCAGGTGGGCCGGCCCGCGCCACGGCTGGCGGCGTGGCTCCCCGCGGCCGTCGACCCCGGCCCGGAAGCCCGGACGCAGGTGCTGCAGAGCCTGGTCGGCTACCTCGAGGTGGCCGGGTACGGGGAGATGTTCGCCGCCGCGGGCCTCGGCGAGGCGGTGCAGATGGCCGAGGTCGGCGCCACCCGTGACGAGCTGGTCGCCGCGATCCCCTCGGCCGCCGCGGACCGGATCGGACTGGTCGGCGACCTCGCCTCGGTGCGCGAGCGGCTCGCCGCCTACGCCGACGCAGGCCTGGACGAGGTGGCGCTCGTCCCCGCCACGGCAGGTGACCCCGGCGGGGAGCGGACCCTCAGCGCTCTCGCGGCTTGCGCGCCTCGATGA
- a CDS encoding class I SAM-dependent methyltransferase codes for MEGWDFSWLDGRATEERPPWGYQRLLAKRLPRVSAALDVQTGGGEVLAGVPAYPPLMVATESWPPNVAHATQLLHPRGVAVVADPDEPPLPFGAAAFDLVTSRHPVTVWWEEIARVLRPGGSYLAQHVGPASVFELVEYFLGPLPEKIRNGRHPDRARSDACAAGLDVVDLRIARLRIEFRDVGAVAWFLRKVIWMVPGFTVEAYRDRLRELHELIESDGPFVAHSTRYLIEARKPRER; via the coding sequence ATGGAGGGCTGGGACTTCTCCTGGCTCGACGGACGTGCCACCGAGGAACGACCGCCGTGGGGTTACCAGCGTCTGCTGGCGAAGCGGCTGCCGCGGGTGTCGGCCGCCCTCGACGTGCAGACCGGCGGTGGGGAGGTGCTCGCCGGGGTGCCCGCGTACCCGCCGCTGATGGTGGCCACGGAGTCGTGGCCACCGAACGTCGCGCACGCCACGCAGCTGCTGCACCCGCGCGGCGTGGCGGTGGTCGCCGACCCCGACGAGCCGCCGCTCCCGTTCGGCGCCGCCGCGTTCGACCTGGTGACCAGCCGCCACCCCGTCACGGTGTGGTGGGAGGAGATCGCTCGCGTGCTCCGGCCCGGCGGGAGCTACCTCGCCCAGCACGTCGGGCCGGCGAGCGTGTTCGAACTGGTCGAGTACTTCCTCGGGCCGCTGCCCGAGAAGATCCGCAACGGCCGCCATCCCGATCGGGCGCGCAGCGACGCCTGCGCTGCCGGCCTGGACGTCGTCGACCTGCGGATCGCGCGCCTGCGCATCGAGTTCCGGGACGTCGGTGCGGTGGCGTGGTTCCTGCGGAAGGTGATCTGGATGGTCCCCGGGTTCACCGTCGAGGCCTACCGCGATCGGCTCCGGGAGCTGCACGAGCTGATCGAGTCCGATGGCCCGTTCGTGGCCCATTCGACCCGGTACCTCATCGAGGCGCGCAAGCCGCGAGAGCGCTGA
- a CDS encoding class I SAM-dependent methyltransferase, with product MECSVWAVGDYASWGDRFSEVGTNLVAVVGVEGLDVLDVATGHGPTAIAAARAGGRVTGLDLTPELLAIARRRGDAAGVRIEWVEADMTAMPFPDRSFDRVLSTFGAMAAPDQRAMAAELVRVCRPGGAIASTAWSPDSVYSKIGGIVFGLLAVDEEPNHQANEEPGPMPTDWADPDAVRSIFADLPVSVETTACTVTVRWPSADALLDALPEFGPLAWAVEELRTDGRWDAARRALTEMLVAESSSDAELVIDVPYVLTLATLHG from the coding sequence ATGGAATGTTCTGTGTGGGCGGTCGGTGACTACGCGAGCTGGGGGGACCGGTTCTCCGAGGTCGGTACGAACCTCGTCGCCGTGGTCGGAGTGGAGGGGCTCGACGTCCTGGACGTCGCCACCGGGCACGGTCCGACGGCCATCGCCGCCGCGCGCGCCGGGGGTCGCGTCACCGGGCTCGATCTCACTCCCGAGCTGCTGGCGATCGCCCGTCGCCGCGGGGACGCGGCTGGGGTGCGCATCGAATGGGTCGAGGCGGACATGACCGCGATGCCGTTCCCCGACCGGTCCTTCGACCGGGTGCTCTCGACCTTCGGTGCGATGGCCGCACCCGATCAGCGGGCCATGGCCGCCGAGCTCGTGAGGGTCTGCCGTCCCGGCGGGGCGATCGCGTCGACGGCGTGGAGCCCGGACTCGGTGTACTCGAAGATCGGTGGAATCGTCTTCGGACTCCTGGCCGTGGACGAAGAGCCCAACCATCAGGCCAACGAGGAGCCCGGCCCGATGCCGACCGACTGGGCCGACCCGGACGCCGTCCGGTCGATCTTCGCCGATCTCCCGGTCTCCGTGGAGACGACCGCCTGCACGGTCACCGTCCGCTGGCCGTCGGCCGACGCCCTGCTCGACGCGCTGCCGGAGTTCGGCCCGCTCGCATGGGCGGTGGAGGAGCTGCGCACCGATGGCAGGTGGGACGCCGCCCGCAGGGCGCTCACGGAGATGCTCGTCGCCGAGTCGTCATCGGACGCCGAGCTGGTGATCGACGTCCCGTACGTGCTGACCCTGGCGACGCTGCACGGATAG
- a CDS encoding ferrochelatase, with the protein MSEFDALLVLSFGGPEGPADVRPFLENVVRGRGVPAERLDAVEEHYQHFGGVSPLNARNREIISAVRERIELPVYFGNRNWYPMVEDTVAEMARDGVRRGLVFATSAYGGYSACRQYQEDIARARKAVGERAPELVKLRHFFDHPLFVAANADAVRAARSTLPEDQRDAARIVFTAHSVPVAADAAAGPPDEGGHRYSRQIAEASRLVAAKLGVSEYDVVWQSRSGPPQVPWLEPDIVDHIDALHARGVHAVVVAPIGFVSDHVEVIWDLDTEARERAEELGMGFARAATAGPDPRFADMVAELVAEHLHDAAPLSLGDVPAGGCTVNGTPCAVDCCRPAGRPR; encoded by the coding sequence GTGAGCGAGTTCGACGCCCTGCTGGTGCTGTCGTTCGGCGGCCCGGAGGGGCCGGCCGACGTGCGCCCCTTCCTCGAGAACGTCGTCCGCGGGCGCGGCGTGCCGGCCGAGCGCCTCGACGCCGTCGAGGAGCACTACCAGCACTTCGGCGGCGTCAGCCCGCTGAACGCGCGCAACCGGGAGATCATCTCGGCGGTCCGGGAGCGCATCGAGCTGCCCGTGTACTTCGGCAACCGCAACTGGTACCCGATGGTCGAGGACACGGTCGCGGAGATGGCCCGCGACGGCGTGCGGCGCGGGCTCGTGTTCGCCACCAGTGCCTACGGCGGCTACTCGGCCTGCCGGCAGTACCAGGAGGACATCGCCCGCGCCCGCAAGGCGGTGGGGGAGCGCGCCCCCGAGCTGGTGAAGCTCCGCCACTTCTTCGACCACCCGCTCTTCGTCGCGGCGAACGCCGACGCGGTGCGTGCCGCGCGGTCGACGCTGCCCGAGGACCAGCGGGACGCCGCACGGATCGTGTTCACGGCCCACTCGGTGCCCGTCGCCGCCGACGCCGCGGCCGGGCCGCCGGATGAAGGCGGCCACCGGTACTCGCGGCAGATCGCGGAGGCCTCGCGGCTGGTCGCCGCGAAGCTGGGCGTCTCCGAGTACGACGTCGTGTGGCAGTCGCGCTCGGGGCCGCCGCAGGTGCCGTGGCTGGAGCCGGACATCGTCGACCACATCGACGCCCTGCACGCCCGTGGCGTGCACGCGGTGGTGGTGGCGCCGATCGGGTTCGTGTCCGACCACGTCGAGGTGATCTGGGACCTCGACACGGAGGCCCGCGAGCGCGCCGAGGAGCTGGGCATGGGGTTCGCCCGCGCCGCGACGGCCGGGCCGGACCCGCGGTTCGCCGACATGGTGGCCGAGCTCGTGGCCGAGCACCTGCACGACGCCGCCCCGCTGTCGCTCGGCGACGTGCCGGCCGGGGGCTGCACCGTGAACGGCACCCCGTGTGCCGTGGATTGCTGTCGGCCGGCCGGCCGCCCACGATAA
- the fabI gene encoding enoyl-ACP reductase FabI, producing MGLLDGKRLLITGVITDASLGFHVAKVAQEQGAQVVLTGFGRLKLVERIAQRLPQAAPVVELDVANQEHLDTLVDRVSPHLGDDPKLDGVLHSIGFAPASCLGDGAFLNAPWEDVAQTIQVSAYSFKSLSTALLPLLGPGSSIVGMDFDNRQAWPAYDWMGVAKSTLESVTRYLARDLGPKGIRVNLCAAGPVRTMAAKSIPGFAAFEDAWDGRAPLGWDVNDPVPVAKTVCALLSDWMPATTGSMVWADGGFHAIGV from the coding sequence ATGGGACTGCTCGACGGCAAGCGCCTGCTCATCACCGGTGTGATCACCGACGCCTCACTGGGCTTCCACGTCGCGAAGGTGGCGCAGGAGCAGGGCGCGCAGGTGGTGCTCACCGGGTTCGGCCGGCTCAAGCTCGTCGAACGGATCGCGCAGCGGCTGCCGCAGGCGGCGCCGGTCGTCGAGCTGGACGTGGCCAACCAGGAGCACCTCGACACCCTCGTCGACCGCGTGTCCCCGCACCTTGGCGACGACCCGAAGCTCGACGGGGTGCTGCACTCGATCGGCTTCGCGCCTGCGTCCTGCCTGGGTGACGGTGCGTTCCTCAACGCGCCGTGGGAGGACGTGGCGCAGACGATCCAGGTGAGTGCCTACTCGTTCAAGTCGCTGTCCACCGCGCTGCTGCCGCTGCTCGGCCCGGGCAGCTCCATCGTGGGCATGGACTTCGACAACCGCCAGGCCTGGCCTGCCTACGACTGGATGGGCGTGGCGAAGTCGACCCTGGAGTCGGTCACCCGCTACCTGGCCCGCGACCTCGGCCCGAAGGGCATCCGGGTCAACCTGTGCGCCGCGGGGCCGGTGCGGACGATGGCGGCGAAGTCGATCCCCGGCTTCGCCGCGTTCGAGGACGCGTGGGACGGCCGTGCGCCGCTCGGCTGGGACGTCAACGACCCGGTGCCGGTGGCGAAGACCGTCTGCGCGCTGCTCTCGGACTGGATGCCGGCCACCACCGGCTCGATGGTGTGGGCCGACGGCGGCTTCCACGCCATAGGTGTCTAA
- the fabG gene encoding 3-oxoacyl-ACP reductase FabG, translating to MGRSVLVTGGNRGIGLAIAKAFAAQGDQVAVTHRSGADGLPGELLPVQCDVTDTEAVDAAFKEVEEKHGPVQVLVSNAGMNDDTLLMRMSEDSFTRVIDANLTAAYRVAKRASRGMLRAKSGRMIFISSVVGLTGSAGQVNYAASKAGLVGLARSIARELGSRGITANVVAPGFVDTDMTRALPDARRAEILGQVPLGRYASADEIASAVTWLGSDGAGYVTGAVIPVDGGLGMGH from the coding sequence GTGGGACGCAGCGTGCTGGTGACCGGAGGCAACCGCGGGATCGGGCTGGCGATCGCGAAGGCGTTCGCGGCGCAGGGGGACCAGGTGGCGGTGACCCACCGCAGCGGCGCCGACGGGTTGCCCGGGGAGCTGCTGCCGGTGCAGTGCGACGTCACCGACACCGAAGCGGTCGATGCGGCGTTCAAGGAGGTCGAGGAGAAGCACGGGCCCGTCCAGGTCCTCGTCTCCAACGCCGGCATGAACGACGACACGCTGCTCATGCGCATGAGCGAGGACTCCTTCACCCGCGTCATCGACGCCAACCTCACCGCCGCGTACCGCGTGGCCAAGCGCGCCTCCCGGGGCATGCTCAGGGCCAAGTCCGGACGCATGATCTTCATCTCGAGCGTCGTCGGCCTCACCGGCTCCGCGGGCCAGGTGAACTACGCCGCGTCGAAGGCCGGTCTCGTCGGCCTCGCCCGCTCGATCGCCCGTGAGCTGGGCTCGCGCGGCATCACCGCGAACGTCGTGGCGCCCGGCTTCGTCGACACCGACATGACCCGCGCCCTGCCCGATGCCCGCCGGGCCGAGATCCTCGGCCAGGTGCCGCTCGGCCGGTACGCGAGCGCCGACGAGATCGCCTCCGCCGTCACGTGGCTGGGCTCGGACGGCGCCGGGTACGTCACGGGGGCGGTCATCCCCGTCGACGGCGGCCTCGGCATGGGCCACTGA
- a CDS encoding RNA polymerase sigma factor — translation MRREARCGRQVPRARALPGDDPVDDRGRVRRGLQPADTVTGALSSRPAESRAAVDPVRAYLQSIGRVALLTAAEEVELAKRIEVGLYATQRLDHPDGHLESVPVSQRDLQWLARDGDRARINLLEANLRLVVSVAKRYAGRGMAFLDLVQEGNIGLIRAVEKFDYAKGYKFSTYATWWIRQAISRAMADKRRTIRLPTHVAELVMKLERQRRVLLVQLGREPTAADLAADLGMTPEQVEEMQRLARDPVSLDATIGPDGSASIGDLIEDTAAVVAADAAIEVLLQDEIRAVLTTLTDREASIVRLRFGLTGGRPHTLDEISRVHGVTRERIRQIEARTMTKLRHPSRARSLRDYLI, via the coding sequence ATCCGGCGAGAAGCCCGATGTGGGCGACAAGTACCACGCGCTCGCGCTCTTCCGGGAGATGACCCGGTCGATGACCGCGGTCGCGTTCGACGCGGTCTACAACCGGCAGACACCGTGACCGGCGCCCTGTCCAGCAGGCCCGCCGAGTCCCGGGCGGCCGTTGATCCGGTCCGCGCCTACCTCCAGAGCATCGGCCGGGTCGCCCTGTTGACGGCCGCGGAGGAGGTCGAGCTCGCCAAGCGGATCGAGGTCGGGCTCTACGCCACCCAGCGGCTCGACCACCCGGACGGCCACCTCGAGAGCGTGCCGGTCTCGCAGCGCGACCTGCAGTGGCTCGCCCGCGACGGGGACCGCGCGAGGATCAACCTGCTGGAGGCGAACCTGCGGCTGGTGGTGTCGGTGGCCAAGCGGTACGCCGGGCGCGGCATGGCCTTCCTCGACCTCGTCCAGGAGGGCAACATCGGCCTGATCCGCGCGGTCGAGAAGTTCGACTACGCCAAGGGCTACAAGTTCTCCACCTACGCCACCTGGTGGATCCGCCAGGCGATCAGCCGCGCCATGGCCGACAAGCGCCGCACCATCCGCCTGCCGACGCACGTCGCCGAGCTGGTGATGAAGCTCGAGCGGCAGCGCCGCGTGCTGCTCGTCCAGCTGGGGCGCGAGCCCACCGCCGCCGACCTGGCCGCAGACCTGGGGATGACGCCGGAGCAGGTCGAGGAGATGCAGCGGCTCGCGCGGGACCCGGTCTCCCTCGACGCCACCATCGGGCCCGACGGCAGTGCGTCGATCGGCGACCTGATCGAGGACACCGCGGCCGTCGTCGCCGCGGACGCCGCGATCGAGGTCCTGCTCCAGGACGAGATCAGGGCGGTACTCACGACGCTGACCGACCGGGAGGCCAGCATCGTCCGCCTCCGGTTCGGTCTCACGGGCGGTCGGCCCCACACCCTCGACGAGATCAGCCGCGTCCACGGCGTCACCCGTGAGCGGATCCGGCAGATCGAGGCCAGGACGATGACGAAGCTGCGCCATCCGTCCCGCGCGCGCAGCCTGCGCGACTACCTGATCTGA